From the Sanguibacter sp. HDW7 genome, the window TGATCGTCCTCCTCTTCCTTCTCGGCGGCGTGGGCGCCGCGGCGCGCTTCTGGGTCGACGGCGCGATCCGCGCCCGGCACCCCGGCCCGATGCCCGTCGCGACGATGTCGATCAACGTCGCCGGTTCCCTGCTCATCGGGGTGCTGCTGGGCCTGCAGCTCGGCGGCGTGCTCGCCCCGGACGGCTTCGCGATGCTCGCGACGGGCTTCTGCGGCGGCTTCACGACGTTCTCGACGGCGATGGTCGAGGCCGTGCGGCTCCTGCAGGACGGCGACGTCCGACGCGCATGGGGGAGCGTCGCGCTCACGCTGGTGCTGTCGGTCGCGGCGGCGTCCCTCGGCGTCGCAGTGACGGCTGCGCTCGCCTGACCCGCCTCATCCCCGGGCCCCGCTTGACCTTCGGGTCGCCCGAGGGGCGAGGATCGTCAGCATGCCGGAACCGCTCCTCTCGATCGGGTCGTTCGCGCGAGCCGTCGGGCTCTCCCCCACGACCCTGCGCCACTACGACGACGTCGACCTGCTCGCGCCCGCCCACGTCGACGGCGTGAGCGGCTACCGGTTCTACGACGTCGCCCAGGTGCGTACGGCGCGGATGCTCGCAGCGCTCCGCGACGCGTCCGTCCCCGTCGAGACCATGCGTGCCGTCGTCGACGCCGACGACGGCGCTGTGGGCGCGCTTCTCGAAGAGCTTGCCGCCCGTCGGACGACGTCCGCGGCGGCCGAGGCGGCGGCTCTGCGCCGGCTCGCCGGTGAGCTCGCCGTCCCGCGACGCGCCGTCGCCACCGTCGACGGCGCGCACCTCGCGGTCGCGCTCGCGGCGGTCGCCCCACTGGCAGGGGCGGACGAGCTCGACGCGGTTCAGGTCGTCGTCGGCGACGGTCTCGTGCTGCTCGCGTCGGACCGCGTGCGGCTCGCGCGGTGGTCGCTCGACGCGACCGTGCGGGCCACGTCGGGCGGGAGTAGCGTCGTCGTGACGGTCCCGGGCCCGGACGTCCCGGCGCTCGCGGGCTGGGCCCGCGACCGCGCCAAGGTCACGGTGACGGCCGACGAGCACGGCGCGACGTTCGCCGACGGCTCGCACCTCGCCCCGGTCGCGGCGGACGCCTCGGGCGCAGCCCCGGATCTCGCCGCGGTCTGGGAGGCGCGCCGCCCGCGCGGGCTGAACCGCACATGGGTCGCTCCCGAGGACGGGCCGTCCGACGCCCGCCACGTCGCCGTCCCGCTCGGCGACGTCGAGGTCCTTCTCGACAGCGCGCTGCTCGACGGGGCGCTCGCGACCGTGCACGGCCCTGCCATGCTCGAGGCCGACACGAACCTCGAACCCGTGCTCGTCCGCTCGGCCGCCACCCCGCAGCACGGGATCCTTCTCATGCCCGTCGTCCCGGAAGGTCTGCCGCCCGCAGGCGGCCGAGTGCTGCCGTGAGCCGCCGCGAGACCGTGTGGGTCGCCGTCTTCCTGCTCACGTCCCTCGGCTCGGCGGTGCTCGGCGTCGGGCTGGCCTGGACCGCCGCGTCGGCGGGACCGCAGGTCGCAGGGATCGTCGGGGCGCTGCCGGCGGTCGTCTCGGGCGTGCTGCTGCTCCTGGGCGGGGCGCTCGTCGACCGCGTCGACCCCCGACGCGCCGTGCTTGGCTCGGCGGGTGCGCTCGCGGTGCTGTGCCTCGGCACCGCGATGCTGCCCGTCGGCGTCGCCTCCGGTCCGACGGTCCTCGTCGTGCTGGCCGTGCTGCTCGGTGTGCACGCCGCTGTCAGCTCGCCCGCAACCGTGACGTTCTCGCGACTGCTGTCGACCGACGCGAGCTTCCCGCGGCTGCTCGCCGCCGAGCAGGTCGCCGGCCAGACGGCTCTCGTCGGAGGGCGTGCGCTCGGCGGGATCGTCGTCGGGGCGGGTGGGCTCGCTCTCGCGGCCGCGGTCCCGGCCGTCGCCGCGATCGTGTGCGTGCTCGTCGTCCTGCTCGTGCTCACGGGAGTCGCCCGCCCGCCACGGTCGACGGACGCGCCGCGCGAGCGCGTGACGCTCGCGATGATCGGTGCCGGTGCTCGCGCGATCGTCGTCGACCCGGTCCTGCGTCCGTTCGTGCTGCTCACGGCGGTCGTCGCGGGGACGATCATCCCCGCGGTGGGTGTCGGCCTGCCGCTGCTGCTCGTCGAACGTCGTGCGGACGTCGCCGCGCTCGGCCTGCTGGGTGCCGCGGTCGCGGGCGGTGTCGCGGCGGTCGCGCTCGTCGTCGCCGTCCGGGGCCGGTGGCGTACGACGTGGCTCGTCGTCGTCGGCGGTGCCGTGGTCGCGGGGTGCGGGGCGGTCGTGCTGGCCCTCGCACCGTCGGACGCGGCGCGGCTCGCGGGTGCGGTCGTCATCGGTGTCGGGCAGGGGCTGTTCGCGACGCACGGCGCGCCGCTCGTGCGGCGCGTGCCCGTCGAGGTGTTCGGGCGGGTGCAGGCGACGCAGGGGGCGATGCAGTCGCTCGCGATCGCGGCGGGCTCCGCGGGGATCGCGGCGGCGGCGTCCGCGTGGGGCGCGGGTCCGAGCCTCGCGGTCGCGGGAGCCGTCGTCGTCCTGGCGGGGCTGGCCGCGGCGCTCGGCGGCTTCCGCCCGACGGAGCCCGACGCGGCCGCGCCCCTCCCGTCGGAGCCTGACGCTGCCGCGCCCCTCCCGTCTTGACCTGACCTCGCCGCGCCCCGCGCCCCCCGAACCGAGCCCCGCCCGCCTCCGTCGACTCGTAGGTCTCCAGCACCATCGAACGGTGCTCCGGCCCTACGAGTCGTCCGCCCTGCGCGACTCGTAGCGCTTCTGCACACCGGGGAAGTGTGCAGGGACGCGACGAATCGGGATGGTGCGGCCTCCACGGGCTGCAATATCGTCGAGCTTCGCCACAGACTGACGGGTCGGGAACGGGGTGGAGCATGACGGTCGTGCTGGTGTGCGGGGTGGCCGGGGCCGGGAAGTCGACGCACGCGCGGGGCCTCGAGGCCGACGGCTTCGCCAGGCTGTCCTTCGACGAGGTCGCGTGGGACGCGGGGTTCCGTGACCATCCGCTGCCCGACGAGGCCGCGCGCTCGATCCATGAGCGGCTCCGCGTGCGGATGCTCGAGCTCGTCGCCGACGGGAGGGATGTCGTCGTCGACACGTCGTTCTGGTCGCGGGCGTCGCGCGACCGCTACCGTGCGTGGCTCGCGGAGGTCGGGGTCGTGCCCGTCGTCCATCACGTCGTCGCCCCGCGCGAGGTCGTGCTTGCGCGGCTCGCCGCGCGTGGCGGCACGGGGCCGCACGACGTCGTCGTCCCGCCGGCGCTCGCGGATCGCTACCTCGCAGGCTTCGAGCCGCCGACGCCCGACGAGGGGCCCGTCGTGCCTGTCCCCACGGCCTGAAGTCCCTGCTCCGAACGCCGTGCCGTGCGCCTCGTAGGTCTGCAGCTCCGTCGAACGGTGCTCCGGCCTTACGAGTCGCCCAACGCTGACTGCCGTGGCGGTTCTGCGCGCTCCGGAGCGTGCACGGACGCTGCGAGTCGGGGATGAGAGCGCGGATCGTGGCCGACGGAACAGTTCCGGGTTGCCGCACCCGCACACGTCCGGCGCATCGTGCGGGACACTGGAGGGAGCAACCCCCACCTTGACGAGGAGATCACGTGCCCCAGGGAACCGTTCGTTGGTTCGACACCGACCGAGGCTTCGGCTTCATCGCGCCCGAGGACGGGTCGGACGACATCTACGTCCACGCGTCCGAGCTCGTCGACGAGGGCGTGCGCGCGCTCCGCGAGGGCCAGGAGGTCGAGTTCGAGGCCGGTGAGGGTGACCGCGGCCCGCAGGCCCGCAGCGTCCGCGTGACGG encodes:
- a CDS encoding CrcB family protein, encoding MIVLLFLLGGVGAAARFWVDGAIRARHPGPMPVATMSINVAGSLLIGVLLGLQLGGVLAPDGFAMLATGFCGGFTTFSTAMVEAVRLLQDGDVRRAWGSVALTLVLSVAAASLGVAVTAALA
- a CDS encoding MerR family transcriptional regulator — protein: MPEPLLSIGSFARAVGLSPTTLRHYDDVDLLAPAHVDGVSGYRFYDVAQVRTARMLAALRDASVPVETMRAVVDADDGAVGALLEELAARRTTSAAAEAAALRRLAGELAVPRRAVATVDGAHLAVALAAVAPLAGADELDAVQVVVGDGLVLLASDRVRLARWSLDATVRATSGGSSVVVTVPGPDVPALAGWARDRAKVTVTADEHGATFADGSHLAPVAADASGAAPDLAAVWEARRPRGLNRTWVAPEDGPSDARHVAVPLGDVEVLLDSALLDGALATVHGPAMLEADTNLEPVLVRSAATPQHGILLMPVVPEGLPPAGGRVLP
- a CDS encoding MFS transporter; protein product: MSRRETVWVAVFLLTSLGSAVLGVGLAWTAASAGPQVAGIVGALPAVVSGVLLLLGGALVDRVDPRRAVLGSAGALAVLCLGTAMLPVGVASGPTVLVVLAVLLGVHAAVSSPATVTFSRLLSTDASFPRLLAAEQVAGQTALVGGRALGGIVVGAGGLALAAAVPAVAAIVCVLVVLLVLTGVARPPRSTDAPRERVTLAMIGAGARAIVVDPVLRPFVLLTAVVAGTIIPAVGVGLPLLLVERRADVAALGLLGAAVAGGVAAVALVVAVRGRWRTTWLVVVGGAVVAGCGAVVLALAPSDAARLAGAVVIGVGQGLFATHGAPLVRRVPVEVFGRVQATQGAMQSLAIAAGSAGIAAAASAWGAGPSLAVAGAVVVLAGLAAALGGFRPTEPDAAAPLPSEPDAAAPLPS
- a CDS encoding ATP-binding protein — encoded protein: MTVVLVCGVAGAGKSTHARGLEADGFARLSFDEVAWDAGFRDHPLPDEAARSIHERLRVRMLELVADGRDVVVDTSFWSRASRDRYRAWLAEVGVVPVVHHVVAPREVVLARLAARGGTGPHDVVVPPALADRYLAGFEPPTPDEGPVVPVPTA